One region of Thunnus albacares chromosome 20, fThuAlb1.1, whole genome shotgun sequence genomic DNA includes:
- the LOC122971675 gene encoding 1-phosphatidylinositol 4,5-bisphosphate phosphodiesterase delta-3-A-like: MLGNRKKNGAGTSESKAIDPLRNLGVQEDEDVKRMLQGSSMVKVRSPRWQKRRTLKLLEDGVTVWCQSHKTSSRAKEQQSFSVMEVECVREGCQSEMLRQMVGSVPEGRCLTVVFKGPRKSLDLLCQSQEEAKHWARGIRTLQERVENMTQKEKLDHWIHAYLSRADQNHDDKMSYDEVQKLLQMINIDLSDQYARSLFQKCDRSADGRLDHGEIEIFCRELLRRPELDAVFIRYSANGCVLSTVDLRDFLKDQGEDASLTHAQSLILTYELNEWAQKNQFMTANGFTIYMLSKENCVFNPEHVRVYQDMKQPLAHYFISSSHNTYLTKDQLTGDSSTEPYIRALKNGCRCVELDCWDGDKGEPVIYHGHTLTSKVPFVEVIETINEYAFKASPYPLILSLENHCSIEQQAVMAQHLRSILGEKLLTKPLNGLDSRSLPSPEDLKGKILVKGKKEHMVEEGSSSSSDFSSSDEEASRAEGKPRTKIEDKKPGVSKLDPELSELVVYTRSVPFKGFEQAAKSPSTDMSSFSESEALRHVKDSGMYFVRHNTHQLSRIYPSGQRLQSSNYNPQEMWNGGCQIVALNFQTPGEQMDLNQGKFLQNGRCGYILKPPFMCQPATTFNPENVGGGPGHSPVLLTVRVISAQQLPKPEWDKPTSIVDPQVWVEIHGAPIDNNKKKTHHVDNNGFNPRWDCTFNFTVHVPDLALVRFMVEDHDYTSSNDFLGQFTLPFTSLRKGYRHVRLLKLDGSSLSPSSLFVHIKVTPGQSSPSKSSAKSPARSPSKASAK; the protein is encoded by the exons GAGTGCAGGAAGATGAAGATGTGAAGCGGATGTTGCAGGGCTCCAGTATGGTGAAG GTCCGCTCACCTCGCTGGCAGAAGCGACGAACTCTGAAGCTGCTGGAAGATGGCGTCACCGTCTGGTGTCAGTCCCACAAAACCTCCAGCCGGGCCAAGGAGCAACAATCCT TCTCTGTCATGGAGGTGGAGTGCGTTCGGGAGGGTTGCCAGTCAGAGATGTTGCGGCAGATGGTCGGTTCAGTACCTGAAGGCCGGTGTTTGACGGTGGTCTTCAAAGGGCCCCGCAAGAGTCTGGATCTCCTCTGCCAGAGCCAGGAGGAGGCTAAGCACTGGGCCCGCGGCATCCGAACGCTGCAGGAGAGGGTGGAGAACATGACCCAGAAGGAGAAACTTGACCA CTGGATTCATGCTTACCTGAGTCGGGCTGACCAGAACCATGACGATAAGATGAGCTACGACGAAGTGCAGAAACTGCTGCAGATGATCAACATTGACTTGAGTGACCAATACGCCCGCAGCCTCTTCCAG AAATGTGATCGCTCGGCTGACGGTCGTCTGGACCACGGGGAGATCGAAATCTTCTGCAGGGAGTTGTTACGGAGGCCTGAGCTGGATGCCGTGTTCATCCGCTACTCTGCAAATGGCTGTGTGCTTTCCACTGTGGACTTGAGGGATTTCCTGAAAGACCAGGGGGAGGACGCTTCACTCACTCATGCCCAAAGCCTCATACTCACCTACGAACTTAACGAGTGGG CCCAGAAGAATCAGTTCATGACAGCCAATGGTTTCACCATATACATGCTGTCTAAAGAGAACTGTGTGTTTAACCCGGAGCATGTAAGGGTTTACCAAGACATGAAACAACCTCTGGCACACtacttcatctcctcctcccacAACACCTACCTCACCAAGGACCAGCTGACTGGGGACAGCAGCACAGAACCATATATCCG AGCCCTGAAAAATGGTTGTCGCTGTGTGGAGCTGGACTGTTGGGATGGAGATAAAGGAGAGCCAGTCATCTACCAtggacacacactcacctcCAAAGTGCCCTTTGTTGAAGTCATTGAGACAATCAATGAGTATGCTTTTAAA GCGTCTCCCTACCCCCTGATCCTGTCACTGGAGAACCACTGCTCCATAGAGCAGCAGGCAGTGATGGCTCAACATCTGCGATCCATCCTGGGGGAAAAGCTGCTCACCAAGCCCCTCAATGGTCTGGACTCCCGCAGCCTGCCTTCTCCAGAG GATCTTAAGGGTAAAATCCTGGTGAAGGGGAAGAAGGAGCACATGGTGGAGGAGGGCTCGTCCAGCTCCTCAGACTTCAGCTCCTCAGACGAGGAGGCCAGCCGGGCTGAAGGCAAACCCAGGACAAAGATAGAGGACAAGAAG CCAGGTGTGTCTAAGCTGGATCCAGAGCTGTCAGAGCTGGTGGTCTACACCCGCAGTGTTCCCTTTAAAGGCTTCGAACAAGCTGCCAAAAGCCCATCAACCGACATGTCCTCTTTCTCTGAAAGTGAGGCCCTCAGGCACGTTAAGGACTCAG GGATGTATTTTGTGCGTCACAACACTCACCAGCTCAGCAGGATCTACCCCTCTGGCCAGCGTCTCCAGTCCTCCAACTACAACCCTCAAGAGATGTGGAATGGAGGCTGTCAGATTG TTGCTCTGAATTTCCAGACACCTGGTGAGCAGATGGACCTAAATCAAGGCAAGTTCTTGCAGAATGGTCGGTGTGGGTACATCCTGAAGCCTCCCTTCATGTGCCAGCCTGCTACCACCTTCAACCCAGAGAATGTTGGTGGGGGTCCTGGCCACAGCCCTGTCCTGCTCACTGTTCGG GTGATTTCAGCTCAGCAGCTGCCTAAACCAGAATGGGACAAGCCCACCTCCATTGTGGACCCTCAGGTGTGGGTTGAGATACATGGTGCTCCCATagacaacaacaagaagaaaacccATCATGTTGACAACAATG gcTTTAACCCGCGGTGGGACTGTACCTTTAACTTTACCGTCCATGTCCCTGACCTGGCTCTGGTTCGCTTCATGGTGGAGGACCATGATTATACCTCAAGCAATGACTTCCTAGGACAATTCACCCTACCTTTCACAAGTCTCCGCAAAG GTTATCGTCATGTCCGACTACTCAAGCTGGATGGCTCTAGCCTTTCACCCTCCTCACTCTTCGTCCACATCAAGGTCACCCCTGGTCAGAGCAGTCCCTCCAAATCATCAGCTAAGTCACCGGCCAGGTCACCGTCCAAGGCTTCAGCCAAATAG
- the galk1 gene encoding galactokinase — MASSFPSVPELAAEARRVYGQVFGEDAPQVAVCAPGRVNLIGEHTDYNQGFVLPMALPLVTVVVGRQTSGQDVTIVTATEEADEPRRVDFSLPSDGSPLSPGLPSWANYVKGVIQHYRAPPVPGFRAVIASSVPLGGGLSSSASLEVAFYTFLQQLKPDDGDKVSKAVACQQAEHTHAGVPCGIMDQFVSVLGREGHALLIDCRSLEATPVPLADPGLVILITNSNVKHSLSGSEYPMRRRQCEEAASILGKASLRDATMKDLEEAKARLDDVTCRRARHVIEEIDRTVRAAEALKRSAYKEFGKLMVESHNSLRDLYEVSCRELDELVSAAMEVEGVFGSRMTGGGFGGCTVTLLQAHAIDRTILHIQERYSGTPTFYVTTPSEGARTLSLS, encoded by the exons ATGGCCAGCTCATTTCCAAGTGTCCCGGAGCTGGCTGCAGAGGCTCGGCGTGTGTACGGCCAGGTTTTCGGGGAAGACGCTCCTCAGGTGGCGGTGTGTGCTCCTGGAAGAGTCAACCTGATCGGGGAGCACACTGACTACAACCAGGGATTCGTACTGCCAATG GCGCTGCCCCTGGTGACTGTGGTCGTTGGGCGTCAAACCTCTGGCCAGGATGTTACCATAGTAACGGCAACTGAGGAAGCAGACGAGCCTCGGAGGGTGGACTTCAGCCTACCCAGTGATGGATCACCGCTGTCTCCAGGGTTACCAAGCTGGGCAAACTATGTGAAGGGCGTTATACAGCATTACAGGG CTCCTCCTGTCCCAGGTTTCAGGGCAGTGATAGCCAGCAGTGTCCCCCTGGGAGGAGGTCTGTCCAGCTCTGCCTCTCTGGAGGTTGCTTTCTACACATTCCTGCAGCAGCTCAAGCCAG ATGACGGAGACAAAGTGTCCAAAGCAGTGGCATGTCAGCAGGCAGAACACACTCATGCCGGTGTACCCTGTGGCATTATGGATCAGTTTGTGTCCGTTCTCGGCAGGGAGGGGCATGCTTTGCTCATTGACTGCAG GTCCCTGGAGGCCACCCCTGTCCCTCTGGCAGACCCAGGCCTGGTCATTCTCATCACCAACTCCAATGTGAAACACTCTCTGTCCGGCAGTGAGTACCCCATGAGACGCAGACAGTGTGAGGAGGCTGCCTCCATCTTGGGGAAGGCCAGTCTCAGAGATGCTACTATGAAGGACCTGGAGG AAGCAAAGGCGCGCCTGGATGATGTTACCTGTCGAAGAGCTCGTCATGTGATCGAGGAGATAGACAGAACTGTGCGAGCTGCTGAAGCCCTGAAGAGAAGCGCCTACAAAGAGTTTGGCAAGCTAATGGTGGAGAGCCACAACTCCCTCAG AGATTTATATGAGGTGAGCTGCCGGGAGCTGGATGAGCTGGTGTCTGCAGCCATGGAGGTGGAGGGCGTGTTTGGCAGCAGGATGACAGGCGGAGGATTCGGCGGATGCActgtgactttgctgcaggCTCATGCCATCGACAGGACTATACTCCACATAcag GAGCGATACAGCGGAACGCCGACTTTCTATGTCACAACTCCTTCAGAGGGGGCTCGGACTCTCAGTCTGTCCTAA
- the LOC122971534 gene encoding BTB/POZ domain-containing protein KCTD21-like, translating into MLNLNSPDDNSNRNSLQDPVSLNVGGEIYTTTLDTLTCCRDSMLGAMFTGQIPVLRDNQGNVFIDRDGKVFRYILNYLRSSSLDLPDGFSELALLRREADFFQIRPLLEEIRRCEASVPLSCRGGPLGAMLILNVDSKVRVLHFNLRHGPENYELRTCSVRAFTVDLFCTWRAFLALLCEHFSYRTSQGNTSPHPCNPRQNRLKLEWVPRPDELPQDQYDKQRYRGLTVFNPEVTQSDDIMNAHRSQCEITDMQGFVEELLKVSLAEGFRVDLVTPDPAEILNCTSLRLVKC; encoded by the exons ATGCTGAACCTCAACTCGCCAGACGATAACAGCAACAGGAACTCTCTCCAGGACCCGGTGTCATTGAATGTCGGTGGGGAAATTTACACTACAACCTTGGACACTCTGACATGCTGCCGTGACTCGATGCTAGGCGCCATGTTCACCGGACAAATCCCTGTGCTCAGGGATAACcaaggaaatgttttcatagaCCGAGATGGTAAAGTGTTCAGGTACATTCTGAATTACCTGCGCTCCAGCTCCCTGGACTTACCGGATGGATTTTCAGAGCTCGCCCTGCTGAGGAGAGAGGCAGATTTCTTCCAGATACGCCCCCTGCTGGAGGAGATCCGCCGCTGTGAAGCATCAGTGCCACTCAGCTGTAGAGGAGGACCACTAGGAGCCATGCTTATCCTTAACGTTGACTCCAAG GTCCGTGTTCTCCACTTTAACTTGCGGCATGGGCCAGAAAACTATGAGCTTCGTACGTGCTCTGTACGAGCCTTCACAGTCGACCTCTTTTGCACCTGGAGAGCCTTCCTAGCTCTGCTCTGTGAGCACTTCTCCTACAGAACATCCCAGGGTAACACCAGCCCTCATCCATGCAACCCCAGGCAGAACAGGCTGAAACTGGAGTGGGTGCCGAGGCCCGACGAACTCCCGCAGGACCAATACGACAAGCAGCGCTATAGAGGTCTAACCGTCTTTAACCCTGAAGTCACGCAGTCAGATGACATCATGAACGCGCACCGAAGCCAATGTGAAATCACCGACATGCAGGGTTTTGTGGAGGAGCTGCTGAAGGTGTCTCTGGCTGAAGGGTTCAGGGTTGATCTGGTGACTCCTGACCCAGCGGAAATTCTTAACTGCACCTCACTTCGGCTTGTCAAGTGCTGA